One part of the Perognathus longimembris pacificus isolate PPM17 chromosome 10, ASM2315922v1, whole genome shotgun sequence genome encodes these proteins:
- the Slc7a6os gene encoding probable RNA polymerase II nuclear localization protein SLC7A6OS: protein MEAGRTAVLRVKRKRSAEPVEALVLACKRLRGAEGASAAQKTPECLESTAENNVFQLVATVRSQEEPVQPLVRAALRPSRDSQQRIRRDLRASAREVRKEGRYRVVSSRRASATSGSLEAECAPESAEDVGFELLDLIHEEKDPEADATDSCIIADPDVILCNSVELLRERLVVSEDGPGDGHQERKHEDYVYDIYYLDMATPGWIENILSVQPYSQEWELVNDEQPAEDIYEDEDDENSENNWRNEYPEEESSDRDEDSRGSGSDDSFSEEGDSHVRQVWSKYPLDVRKAFDYDNPQDLDSD from the exons ATGGAGGCCGGCAGGACGGCAGTCCTCCGAGTGAAGCGGAAGCGCAGCGCTGAGCCTGTCGAGGCTCTGGTGCTAGCTTGTAAACGCCTCCGAGGCGCCGAGGGTGCGTCGGCCGCTCAGAAGACTCCGGAGTGTCTGGAGAGCACGGCAGAGAACAATGTCTTCCAGCTGGTGGCCACCGTGCGCTCCCAG GAGGAGCCAGTTCAGCCCCTCGTGCGGGCTGCCCTTCGCCCATCCCGGGACAGCCAGCAGCGTATCCGCCGCGATCTCCGCGCCTCAGCTCGAGAGGTCCGCAAAGAAGGCCGCTACCGGGTGGTCTCCAGCCGCCGGGCCTCGGCGACCTCTGGCAGTCTGGAAGCCGAGTGCGCGCCCGAATCTGCGGAGGATGTAGGCTTCGAGCTGTTGGACCTGATCCACGAGGAGAAAGACCCAGAGGCTGATGCCACGGACTCCTGCATA ATAGCTGACCCAGATGTGATTCTCTGCAATTCTGTAGAGTTGTTACGTGAGCGTTTAGTTGTATCTGAGGATGGACCAGGAGATGGGCACCAAGAACGGAAGCATGAAGACTATGTGTATGACATTTACTACTTAGATATGGCCACTCCAGGATGGATTGAGAACATCCTTTCTGTGCAGCCCTATAGCCAGGAGTGGGAGCTG GTGAACGATGAACAACCAGCAGAGGACATTTATGAAGACGAAGATGATGAGAACAGTGAAAATAATTGGCGCAATGAGTACCCAGAGGAAGAGAGCAGTGATAGAGATGAAGATTCCAGAG GCTCTGGCTCTGATGACAGCTTCAGTGAAGAAGGAGACAGTCACGTACGACAGGTGTGGAGCAAGTACCCTTTGGATGTACGGAAGGCGTTTGACTACGACAACCCCCAGGACCTTGATTCGGACTGA